The Bombus huntii isolate Logan2020A chromosome 1, iyBomHunt1.1, whole genome shotgun sequence genome contains a region encoding:
- the LOC126871104 gene encoding aprataxin isoform X2 produces MKRTLKVTSTDVIAPKRRDWATGLLVSMEDPQYKVKENDKVVVIKDKYPKAQYHYLVIPKADIPSLWHIKKENEDLLFHMHSVAEDLTQEHKESEFLIGYHAVPSMHRLHLHVISTDFNSPCLKTKYHWNSFTTPFFLHSADICHQLREKGELKKLKSEESAQHLNTPLKCHKCPTISKNMPDLKKHLLAHLSN; encoded by the exons atgaaacGGACCCTAAAAGTTACATCGACCGATGTAATAGCTCCAAAGAGGCGTGATTGGGCAACAGGTTTGCTTGTTTCTATGGAAGATCCTCAGTATAAAGTAAAGGAAAATGATAAAGTTGTTGTCATCAAAGATAAATATCCAAAAGCCCAATATCACTATTTAGTTATACCAAAAGCAGACATTCCATCTCTGTGGcacataaaaaaagaaaatgaagattTATTGTTCCACATGCATAGCGTTGCTGAAGATTTAACTCAAGAACATAAAGAGTCTGAGTTCCT TATTGGATACCATGCTGTACCAAGCATGCACAGATTACATTTACACGTAATAAGTACAGATTTTAATAGTCCTTGTCTAAAGACCAAGTATCATTGGAATTCTTTTACAACTCCCTTCTTCTTACATTCAGCAG ACATTTGCCACCAGTTACGCGAGAAAGGTGAactgaaaaaattgaaatcggAGGAGAGCGCTCAACACTTGAATACTCCGCTAAAGTGTCACAAATGCCCAACCATTTCAAAGAATATGCCGGATTTAAAAAAGCATTTGTTGGCGCATTTGTCAAATTAA
- the LOC126871104 gene encoding aprataxin isoform X1, translating into MLFITWTKCRKFVSLFTSTDVIAPKRRDWATGLLVSMEDPQYKVKENDKVVVIKDKYPKAQYHYLVIPKADIPSLWHIKKENEDLLFHMHSVAEDLTQEHKESEFLIGYHAVPSMHRLHLHVISTDFNSPCLKTKYHWNSFTTPFFLHSADICHQLREKGELKKLKSEESAQHLNTPLKCHKCPTISKNMPDLKKHLLAHLSN; encoded by the exons ATGCTATTTATAACATGGACAAAGTGCCGAAAATTTGTTTCACTGT TTACATCGACCGATGTAATAGCTCCAAAGAGGCGTGATTGGGCAACAGGTTTGCTTGTTTCTATGGAAGATCCTCAGTATAAAGTAAAGGAAAATGATAAAGTTGTTGTCATCAAAGATAAATATCCAAAAGCCCAATATCACTATTTAGTTATACCAAAAGCAGACATTCCATCTCTGTGGcacataaaaaaagaaaatgaagattTATTGTTCCACATGCATAGCGTTGCTGAAGATTTAACTCAAGAACATAAAGAGTCTGAGTTCCT TATTGGATACCATGCTGTACCAAGCATGCACAGATTACATTTACACGTAATAAGTACAGATTTTAATAGTCCTTGTCTAAAGACCAAGTATCATTGGAATTCTTTTACAACTCCCTTCTTCTTACATTCAGCAG ACATTTGCCACCAGTTACGCGAGAAAGGTGAactgaaaaaattgaaatcggAGGAGAGCGCTCAACACTTGAATACTCCGCTAAAGTGTCACAAATGCCCAACCATTTCAAAGAATATGCCGGATTTAAAAAAGCATTTGTTGGCGCATTTGTCAAATTAA
- the LOC126867506 gene encoding myocardin-related transcription factor B-like isoform X4, which produces MVTLDTEQKLERQHCVRRMCAICRRIKRDKALKVKLTLRRPINQLVAQGIMPSLKTPPAFHEQRKQLERAKTGDLLKAKIQQRPGREELVRQHILEDVGHVDPSLAERQRMLKKARLADQLNDQLSHRPGPLELIQKNILHTEEPIERAVKEGHISFKATCEGQVTKPQHPDHYITFEDDSQSSEGAPSPQLESRSDVLETAAASAGIVTVSLSIPTTGGAVVVSSTSPVFQQASNESTIQTFAELCNTVVGSQQQQQQQQSQQQAQHNQQHASTQASQTNGPSTTLLPLAPAPSPMSLGSTTSSLSPLSNISIASPPAPPPAAITPRPQPSPIAASTCQRSDAPGKDKNRKKSKTKSQPKTRTIKFHEYKGPPNAQKTSVSSTTSGLGSAPPGETSYELLLQQQQLFLQWQLEWQHKYPQIILPAAQKPPLSLNSSGASDAGSISGSSVNAPSPAPSNSSNNPSEQPPLRPLGKLEDMKVSDLKVELKRRNLPVSGSKPQLIERLKPFTESSSGNSTSSSNGPHVTHMGHILMDTPGPVTSDESSSHAKSPGSAVKDEPNSPRTDSPHGSEHDDPSSPPARVSGDDIIKEQRKRIEELQRELYKSQQQLQQIRQTQPSTVHAEKLVLQQHIQNKMQQQQLALHLQQLQHLQQQQQQQQQQQQQQNQQQSQQQTQQQHATFQQLNAKASLAAFLQAQPNNTAAILDSSTLTAINNKKNQTKNSATVQIPAAIVFNLPKPTKLNGSLLSALMAQAQAQQQQQQTVTAEDGKPPPPQYDEAAKLLKVKIEPVQKSHIKSQVVDDVLEILIKNGELPPSAAQDPATPTTPNRQLQQNLVFTAPADSQTHSLVFTAASPISPISPIAMEVSQSDCVSSPAPAPPPPPPLPLATFSIQLPTALQQLQQQEEISSFNTDLLTSEGDLDAAMLLSPQSTQQASPDPQPPQEVTSSDNANLDLKELELDLETLDTMDFSQLDCDLGVKMEAPQELMDIGDMPMDMDDPDWLDSLMPQSPPTASTVSNHQPAPPTSLSSGTDIYDPLLASSQDPFDLFNMEDSDFKMSSDLSLTWDKVDFAT; this is translated from the exons CTCTGAAGACACCGCCGGCGTTTCACGAACAACGGAAGCAATTGGAACGGGCGAAAACCGGTGACCTGCTGAAGGCGAAGATCCAGCAGAGACCAGGTCGGGAGGAGCTGGTTAGACAGCATATCCTCGAAGATGTAGGTCACGTGGATCCGAGCCTGGCCGAAAGGCAACGGATGCTGAAGAAGGCCAGGTTAGCCGACCAGCTGAACGACCAACTCAGTCATCGACCTGGACCGCTCGAGCTCATCCAGAAGAACATTCTCCACACGGAGGAACCTATTGAGAGGGCGGTTAAAG AGGGTCACATTTCCTTCAAGGCCACCTGCGAAGGCCAAGTAACCAAGCCTCAGCATCCAGACCATTACATCACCTTCGAGGATGACTCTCAGAGTTCGGAAGGTGCACCGTCGCCCCAGCTGGAATCTCGGTCGGACGTTCTGGAAACAGCGGCTGCCTCGGCTGGTATAGTGACCGTTTCCCTTAGTATTCCAACGACTGGCGGTGCCGTGGTAGTCTCGTCCACGTCGCCGGTGTTCCAACAAGCGTCGAACGAGTCGACGATACAAACGTTCGCAGAACTGTGCAATACGGTGGTGGGTTcgcagcagcaacagcagcagcagcaatcCCAGCAGCAGGCGCAGCACAATCAACAGCATGCTTCTACGCAG GCGAGTCAGACAAACGGTCCATCGACGACCCTCCTTCCACTGGCGCCGGCGCCGAGTCCGATGTCCTTGGGCTCGACCACGTCCAGCCTGAGTCCCCTTTCCAATATCTCGATAGCGTCGCCACCGGCACCACCGCCGGCCGCCATCACCCCCAGGCCGCAACCAAGCCCCATAGCCGCTTCCACGTGTCAGAGGAGCGACGCGCCCGGCAAGGATAAGAACAGGAAGAAGTCGAAGACCAAAAGCCAACCGAAGACTCGTACCATCAAGTTCCATGAGTACAAA GGCCCGCCAAACGCTCAAAAGACCTCAGTATCGTCTACAACTTCCGGCCTCGGGTCGGCACCGCCTGGCGAGACCAGCTACGAGCTACTCCTTCAGCAGCAACAGCTATTTCTCCAGTGGCAGCTCGAATGGCAGCATAAG TACCCTCAGATCATTCTACCGGCAGCGCAAAAGCCGCCACTGTCTTTGAACAGCAGCGGTGCCAGCGACGCTGGAAGCATCAGCGGAAGCAGCGTGAACGCGCCGAGTCCTGCACCCTCGAATTCCTCGAACAACCCCTCGGAACAACCGCCCTTAAGGCCTTTGGGCAAGCTGGAAGACATGAAAG TAAGTGATCTCAAAGTAGAGTTGAAACGTCGAAACTTGCCGGTATCTGGCTCGAAGCCACAGCTGATCGAGAGATTAAAGCCGTTCACGGAATCGTCTAGCGGTAACTCGACGTCTAGCTCAAATGGACCGCACGTGACGCACATGGGCCACATATTGATGGACACCCCGGGGCCAGTCACATCCGACGAGTCGAGCTCCCATGCCAAAAGTCCTGGCTCAGCCGTCAAGGACGAACCTAACAGTCCTCGCACGGATTCGCCGCATGGTAGCGAACACGACGATCCGTCGAGTCCCCCAG CCCGTGTTTCAGGAGACGACATAATCAAAGAGCAAAGGAAACGGATAGAAGAGTTGCAACGTGAATTATACAAGTCTCAACAGCAACTTCAGCAGATCCGTCAAACTCAACCGTCTACGGTTCACGCTGAGAAGCTGGTGTTGCAGCAACACATCCAGAACAAGATGCAGCAACAGCAACTGGCGTTACATTTGCAGCAGTTGCAGCACCtacagcagcaacagcagcagcagcaacagcaacaacaacagcagaATCAACAACAGTCTCAGCAGCAGACGCAACAGCAGCACGCTACGTTCCAGCAATTGAACGCAAAAGCCAGCCTCGCTGCGTTCTTGCAGGCGCAGCCAAATAATACTGCTGCCATTCTGGACTCTTCGACTCTGACTgcgattaataataaaaagaatcaGACCAAGAACAGTGCCACCGTGCAAATACCCGCAGCGATAGTTTTCAACCTGCCCAAGCCTACGAAACTAAATGGCTCGCTGCTGAGCGCTTTGATGGCGCAGGCGCAGGCtcagcaacagcaacaacaaacTGTTACTGCCGAAGATGGAAAACCACCGCCTCCTCAGTACGACGAAGCCGCAAAACTTTTAAAG GTTAAAATTGAACCGGTTCAAAAGAGTCACATCAAGAGTCAAGTCGTGGACGATGTGTTGGAGATCCTGATCAAAAATGGCGAATTACCACCGAGCGCCGCGCAGGACCCAGCCACACCAACGACACCGAACAGACAGCTCCAACAAAATTTGGTGTTCACGGCACCAGCGGACAGTCAGACTCATTCGTTGGTTTTCACCGCTGCTAGTCCAATCAGTCCGATCAGTCCGATTGCCATGGAGGTTTCCCAGAGTGATTGCGTGAGTTCACCGGCGCCGgcgccaccgccaccgcctCCTTTGCCTTTGGCAACCTTCTCTATCCAGCTGCCAACCGCGTTACAACAGTTACAGCAGCAGGAAGAGATCTCGTCGTTCAACACAGACCTGCTAACCTCGGAGGGTGACCTGGACGCCGCTATGCTGCTCAGCCCGCAGTCCACCCAGCAAGCATCGCCTGATCCTCAGCCTCCTCAAGAAGTAACTTCTTCGGATAACGCAAATTTAGACCTCAAG GAACTCGAGTTGGACCTCGAAACTCTAGACACGATGGATTTCAGTCAATTGGATTGCGACTTAGGAGTAAAAATGGAAGCACCCCAAGAGTTGATGGACATCGGCGACATGCCCATGGACATGGACGATCCAGACTGGCTGGATTCTCTGATGCCTCAGTCTCCTCCGACTGCTTCCACGGTGTCGAATCATCAGCCAGCCCCACCGACAAGTTTGTCGAGTGGTACAGACATTTACGACCCGTTGCTAGCTAGTAGTCAAGACCCGTTTGATCTCTTCAACATGGAGGACTCCGACTTCAAGATGTCTTCCGATCTGTCACTAACTTGGGACAAAGTCGACTTCGCAACCTAG